In a single window of the Limnochorda sp. L945t genome:
- the nagZ gene encoding beta-N-acetylhexosaminidase, protein MPEGPFLDAGAMAAALPLERQVGQLLMVGFPGVEPPPSLLERIERGEVGGVILFSRNVKTPDQVRSLVRQLQDVSLHAGVPGGQAGIGLLIATDQEGGRVVRLKPPATWFPSAMALGATGDVELVEALALAMGRQLRAVGVNMDLAPVLDVNNNPANPVIGLRSYGEDPQLVARLGAAAVRGLQSAGVAATGKHFPGHGDTALDSHVDLPVVPHDRERLERVELVPFRAAIAGGISAIMTSHVVFPAIEPEPGRPATHSRAVLEGLLRGELGFGGLIVTDCLEMRAISDRFEPGEAAVRAFEAGADLILVSHTESRQREAYRALVDAARSGRISRQRLRESVERVLALKRRYGALGAGVDDLLPDVPLSDAADLQAAELLAIRASTHAVTAVESADLPLRSLVERIAQPETGVVVLELGEGIATMAEERHASPLRLAEALRHEMGQAATPVPVEEIRVASGTPPEQDEQALQHLRAAVLQRRRIPVVVTRTASRHPDQVAWARLAIELAPQASALVAMGTPYDLGALGRRPAWYLAAYGDQPPHVRAVAAVLAGKAQPSGRFPVTVA, encoded by the coding sequence CCGCCGTCCCTGCTGGAGCGGATCGAGCGGGGCGAGGTCGGCGGCGTTATCCTCTTTTCCCGCAACGTGAAGACCCCTGACCAGGTGCGGAGCCTCGTGCGGCAGCTCCAGGACGTCTCCCTTCACGCCGGGGTACCGGGAGGGCAGGCGGGCATCGGGCTGTTGATCGCGACCGACCAGGAAGGAGGCCGCGTCGTCCGGCTGAAGCCGCCCGCCACCTGGTTCCCGTCCGCCATGGCCCTCGGCGCGACGGGGGACGTCGAGCTGGTCGAGGCGCTGGCCCTGGCCATGGGCCGGCAGCTCCGGGCCGTCGGCGTCAACATGGATCTGGCTCCCGTGCTCGACGTCAACAACAACCCGGCCAATCCGGTCATCGGGCTGCGCTCCTACGGGGAGGACCCTCAGCTCGTGGCCCGCCTGGGCGCCGCCGCGGTGCGGGGGCTGCAGTCCGCGGGCGTCGCGGCCACCGGCAAGCATTTCCCCGGCCATGGCGACACGGCCCTCGACTCTCACGTGGACCTTCCGGTGGTGCCCCACGACCGGGAGAGGCTCGAGCGCGTCGAGCTCGTGCCCTTCCGGGCGGCCATAGCCGGGGGTATCAGTGCCATCATGACCTCCCACGTGGTCTTCCCCGCCATCGAGCCGGAGCCGGGGCGGCCTGCGACGCACTCCCGGGCGGTCCTGGAGGGGCTGTTGCGGGGGGAGTTGGGGTTCGGAGGGCTCATCGTCACCGACTGCCTCGAGATGCGCGCCATATCGGATCGCTTCGAGCCGGGCGAGGCCGCCGTGCGCGCCTTCGAGGCGGGGGCGGACCTCATCCTGGTGAGCCACACGGAGAGCCGCCAGCGTGAGGCGTACCGGGCGCTCGTGGATGCCGCCCGCTCCGGGCGCATTTCCCGGCAACGCCTCAGGGAGTCGGTCGAGCGGGTGCTGGCGCTCAAGCGGCGATATGGAGCCCTGGGTGCCGGCGTCGACGATCTCCTGCCCGACGTGCCCTTGAGCGACGCCGCGGACCTGCAGGCGGCCGAGCTCCTGGCTATCCGAGCGTCTACCCACGCCGTCACCGCCGTGGAGAGTGCGGATCTACCTCTGCGCAGCCTCGTCGAGCGCATTGCGCAGCCCGAGACAGGGGTGGTGGTGCTCGAGCTGGGGGAGGGGATCGCCACCATGGCAGAGGAGCGCCATGCGAGTCCCCTGCGGCTGGCCGAGGCGCTTCGCCACGAGATGGGGCAGGCCGCCACGCCGGTTCCTGTCGAGGAGATCCGGGTGGCTTCCGGCACTCCGCCCGAGCAAGACGAGCAGGCGTTGCAGCACCTGCGGGCGGCGGTCCTGCAACGACGCCGCATCCCGGTGGTCGTCACGCGCACGGCCTCTCGACACCCCGACCAGGTCGCGTGGGCCCGCCTCGCCATCGAGCTCGCGCCCCAGGCTTCCGCTCTGGTGGCGATGGGCACGCCTTACGACCTGGGGGCCCTCGGGCGCAGGCCGGCCTGGTATCTGGCAGCCTATGGCGACCAGCCGCCGCACGTGAGGGCGGTGGCCGCCGTGCTGGCCGGCAAGGCCCAGCCGTCCGGCCGGTTCCCCGTGACGGTCGCTTAG
- a CDS encoding peptidoglycan-binding protein, producing the protein MLITGIDRRRILRRIANALAAWACVLLVVLAGGGACAAFAAGGETSTRPMCGEVQVIGAPGHEDAPEAVRELQLGLRLLALFDYPIDGRYDPHTREAVRAFQRKAGIEPTGVAGPETMAALARAFEREARPLMAAQSAAAQEAPGPDDLLPHPGVEPGGYWIVIDTAHLNLTLYKDGKVQGRWPIAVGKFTTMTPVGEWRIVDKGYAEGVFGTRWMGIDIPFGSYGIHGTNRPWSIGTYASAGCIRMFNHDVEHLYDLVPEGTPVTITGVLPSLEWNIALPAGTVDWHVPLLQWALRRHGFDPGRADARLGPGTMRAISEAQRVLGLPPVPAGTPDLFRALGLRTGS; encoded by the coding sequence ATGCTGATCACCGGCATCGACCGGCGCCGCATCCTGCGCCGCATCGCCAACGCCCTGGCTGCCTGGGCCTGTGTCTTGCTCGTCGTCCTGGCGGGAGGTGGCGCCTGCGCGGCTTTCGCGGCGGGCGGGGAGACGAGTACCCGCCCCATGTGCGGGGAAGTCCAGGTCATCGGCGCCCCCGGACACGAAGACGCGCCCGAGGCGGTGCGCGAGCTCCAGCTGGGCCTGCGCCTGCTGGCGCTGTTCGACTACCCCATCGACGGGCGTTACGACCCCCACACCCGGGAAGCCGTCCGCGCCTTCCAGCGCAAGGCAGGGATCGAGCCGACCGGAGTGGCGGGGCCGGAGACCATGGCCGCCCTGGCCCGGGCCTTCGAGCGGGAGGCCAGGCCGCTCATGGCCGCCCAATCGGCGGCCGCGCAGGAGGCTCCCGGCCCGGACGACCTCTTGCCCCACCCGGGCGTCGAGCCCGGAGGCTACTGGATCGTCATCGACACCGCCCACCTCAACCTCACGCTGTACAAGGACGGCAAGGTGCAAGGCCGCTGGCCCATCGCCGTGGGCAAGTTCACGACGATGACGCCCGTCGGGGAATGGAGAATCGTAGACAAGGGATACGCGGAAGGCGTCTTCGGGACGCGGTGGATGGGGATCGACATACCGTTCGGCAGCTACGGCATCCACGGGACCAACCGTCCCTGGTCCATCGGCACCTACGCCAGCGCCGGGTGTATCCGGATGTTCAACCACGACGTGGAGCACCTCTACGACCTCGTGCCGGAGGGCACTCCCGTCACCATCACGGGCGTGCTGCCGTCCCTCGAGTGGAACATCGCCCTCCCGGCCGGCACCGTGGACTGGCACGTGCCGCTCCTGCAGTGGGCGTTGCGCCGCCACGGCTTCGATCCGGGGCGGGCGGACGCAAGGCTGGGCCCGGGGACGATGCGGGCCATCTCTGAAGCGCAGCGGGTGCTGGGGCTGCCGCCCGTGCCGGCGGGCACGCCCGACCTCTTCCGGGCGCTCGGGCTGCGCACCGGAAGCTAG
- a CDS encoding peroxiredoxin, translating to MDSVRLGDRVPDLQLPAYFPTTGEEGTVRLADYRGRWLVLVFYPADFTFVCPTELADYGELYDEFRQRNAEVVGISTDTVYTHKAWLEAEKTLEHVRYPMASDRTGHVARLFGVLDETSGNARRGTFILDPEGRVRDVEMTWDNVGRNASETLRRLDALIFVDAHPGMACPAKWTKGARSLRTGVAVAGRVYQELHANGR from the coding sequence ATGGACAGCGTTCGACTCGGGGACCGGGTCCCGGACCTGCAACTCCCGGCTTACTTTCCCACCACCGGCGAGGAGGGGACCGTCCGGCTCGCCGACTACAGGGGCCGCTGGCTCGTTCTCGTCTTCTACCCGGCCGACTTCACCTTCGTGTGCCCGACCGAGCTTGCCGACTACGGCGAGCTGTACGACGAGTTCCGGCAACGCAACGCCGAGGTGGTAGGGATCAGTACCGACACGGTCTATACCCACAAGGCATGGCTCGAGGCCGAAAAGACCCTCGAGCACGTTCGCTACCCGATGGCATCCGATCGGACGGGCCACGTAGCGCGCCTGTTCGGCGTCCTGGACGAGACGAGCGGCAACGCCCGGCGAGGGACCTTCATCCTCGACCCCGAAGGGCGGGTTCGGGACGTCGAGATGACCTGGGATAACGTCGGGCGCAACGCCTCAGAGACCCTGCGCCGGCTGGATGCCCTGATCTTCGTCGACGCCCACCCGGGCATGGCGTGTCCTGCAAAGTGGACGAAGGGCGCCAGATCGCTCAGGACCGGCGTCGCGGTGGCAGGGCGGGTCTACCAGGAACTGCACGCCAACGGGCGGTGA
- a CDS encoding ABC transporter substrate-binding protein, which produces MSLSYRLARIVGMVSAAFLAVLLAGVGAGAPAAAAASIVVGLQAEPTALDPHQISDYNSSRATMGMYDSLLRFKDGSTELEPGLAQSWTVSKDGLVYTLKLRRGVRFHDGTPFDADAVVFNIQRQIDPSHPYHQTGTFPYAEFTFGKVKRVEKVDAYTVRFVLEQRYAPFLANLAMHAAAMVSPAAIRKYGKEIAKHPVGTGPFRFVRWTPGVEVVVERNPDYWDKARVPRIQQVVYRPVVEDQTRLAQLEAGELDFIVNVPPDDLPRLRSDARWQVIEQPGMHIWYLVLNNQKPPFNDVRVRRAVNYAINRRAIVEGILKGTGVLADNYIPPVLWGYDEEVHAYPYDPEKARQLLAEAGYPKGLSVDFWVPQSGSGMQQPVAMAQAIQSDLAKVGIRVNIQTFEWGTYLDKVFASDPAQVAEMHEMSWVGDNGDPDNFLYILLSGHQWPPNGFNESFYRNPEVDRLLVAAQQSSDRTERAGLYKRAQALIMRDAPWVPFDHETQIVVARKEIQGFVLHPTGVFRFETVRLQGQE; this is translated from the coding sequence ATGTCCCTTTCTTACCGCTTGGCCCGCATCGTGGGGATGGTCTCGGCAGCGTTCCTGGCCGTGTTGCTGGCGGGAGTCGGCGCCGGTGCGCCCGCGGCGGCCGCCGCCAGCATCGTCGTGGGGCTGCAGGCGGAGCCGACGGCACTGGATCCCCACCAGATCAGCGACTACAACTCCAGCCGGGCCACCATGGGGATGTACGACAGCCTGTTGCGGTTCAAGGACGGCTCGACCGAGCTCGAGCCCGGCCTGGCCCAGTCGTGGACGGTCTCCAAGGACGGCCTCGTATACACCCTCAAGCTGCGGCGAGGGGTCCGATTCCATGACGGGACGCCGTTCGACGCGGATGCGGTCGTGTTCAACATCCAGCGCCAGATCGATCCGTCTCATCCCTACCACCAGACGGGGACGTTCCCGTACGCGGAGTTTACCTTCGGAAAGGTCAAGCGGGTGGAGAAGGTCGACGCGTACACGGTCCGGTTCGTGCTCGAGCAGCGCTACGCGCCTTTCCTCGCCAACCTGGCCATGCACGCGGCGGCCATGGTCTCGCCTGCGGCCATCCGCAAGTACGGGAAGGAGATCGCCAAACACCCGGTGGGGACAGGGCCCTTCCGGTTCGTGCGGTGGACGCCGGGCGTGGAGGTCGTCGTGGAGCGGAACCCGGACTACTGGGACAAGGCCCGGGTGCCGCGCATCCAGCAGGTCGTCTACCGTCCCGTCGTGGAGGACCAGACGCGGCTTGCCCAGCTGGAGGCCGGAGAGCTGGACTTCATTGTCAACGTGCCTCCCGACGACCTGCCGCGCTTGCGAAGCGACGCACGCTGGCAGGTGATCGAACAGCCCGGCATGCACATCTGGTACCTCGTCCTCAACAACCAGAAGCCGCCCTTCAACGACGTGCGGGTGCGGCGCGCCGTCAACTACGCGATCAACCGCCGGGCCATCGTGGAAGGCATCTTGAAGGGCACGGGAGTCCTGGCGGACAATTACATCCCGCCCGTTCTCTGGGGTTACGACGAGGAGGTCCACGCCTACCCGTACGATCCGGAGAAGGCACGCCAGCTGCTGGCCGAAGCCGGCTACCCCAAGGGCCTGTCGGTGGATTTCTGGGTGCCGCAGTCCGGGTCGGGCATGCAGCAGCCCGTGGCCATGGCGCAGGCCATTCAGAGCGACCTCGCAAAGGTGGGGATCCGGGTCAACATTCAAACGTTCGAGTGGGGGACCTACCTGGACAAGGTCTTCGCCTCCGACCCGGCGCAGGTGGCGGAGATGCACGAGATGAGCTGGGTAGGGGACAACGGCGACCCGGACAACTTCCTGTACATCCTCCTCTCGGGCCACCAGTGGCCTCCCAACGGGTTCAACGAGAGCTTCTACCGCAACCCTGAAGTCGATCGACTGCTGGTGGCGGCGCAGCAGTCGTCGGACCGGACGGAGCGAGCCGGCCTGTACAAGAGGGCGCAGGCACTCATCATGAGGGACGCGCCCTGGGTGCCCTTCGACCACGAGACGCAGATCGTGGTCGCCCGTAAGGAGATCCAGGGCTTCGTGCTCCACCCCACGGGAGTCTTCCGGTTCGAGACGGTGCGCCTGCAAGGCCAGGAGTGA